One region of Gigantopelta aegis isolate Gae_Host chromosome 7, Gae_host_genome, whole genome shotgun sequence genomic DNA includes:
- the LOC121377324 gene encoding sialin-like yields MCTSSETRDTDSLTEHSPLKQSVRSRREKGSCDCVAARHVLAIWGFFGFVNLFTLRVDLSVSLVAMVNNSNNHINNSNQSAQYGNFTWGEGTQGIILGSFFCGYFTTQIPGGWLAVVVGGKRLFGLGIMVTSLLTLFTPMAASFSLYALIAVRVLEGAAQGIAFPSMHTLLGKWAPVWERSRLVSFTYAGGQIGTIITLLMTGIICDSSTLGGWPSTFYIFGAAGFLWSIGWMIFIYDCPAQHPRITKEELKYIEDSIGETSSPFNSSKRTPIPWRKIFLCKGLWAIVAAHMAADWGCFTMMTCLPQFMKKILKFDLKQDGIISSLPYMVLFLTNTISGPAADYIRGRGLLSTKATRKLMNSIGLLVPVGFMVSVGYAGHNPTLVIALLCLAIGLNGFTLAGYSVNHLDIAPKYAGLMMSISNTFGTTTGFIGPAVVGALTNHNETMAEWRIFFFITAGVFATGGLVFLFLSEGEPAAWYHELTVQEEQKKLAVNSAADDKDQKAIYIPDKYRRIGRRAIRSCP; encoded by the exons ATGTGCACGTCGTCTGAAACACGGGATACGGACTCCCTCACAGAACACTCGCCGTTGAAGCAATCAGTCAGGAGCAGGAGAGAAAAAG gttCATGCGATTGCGTGGCAGCTCGACACGTACTCGCAATATGGGGATTCTTCGGTTTCGTCAACCTCTTCACACTACGGGTAGACCTGAGTGTCAGTCTGGTTGCCATGGTGAACAACTCAAACAACCACATAAACAACTCGAATCAG AGCGCCCAGTACGGAAACTTCACGTGGGGAGAGGGCACGCAGGGAATCATCCTCGGCTCCTTCTTCTGCGGCTACTTCACTACGCAGATACCCGGAGGCTGGCTCGCCGTCGTCGTGGGAGGAAAACGACTGTTCGGACTCGGAATAATGGTGACGTCACTTCTGACACTCTTCACGCCGATGGCGGCCTCATTCAGTCTGTACGCGCTGATTGCCGTCAGGGTGCTGGAAGGCGCAGCCCAA ggTATAGCATTCCCCTCCATGCACACGCTGTTGGGCAAGTGGGCGCCGGTGTGGGAAAGAAGCAGACTGGTGTCCTTCACATACGCCG GTGGACAGATCGGGACGATCATCACTCTTCTAATGACCGGGATCATCTGTGATAGCAGCACACTGGGCGGGTGGCCGTCAACATTCTATATATTTG GTGCAGCCGGATTTCTGTGGTCAATCGGCTGGATGATCTTCATTTACGACTGCCCCGCACAACATCCGAGGATCACAAAAGAAGAGCTGAAGTACATTGAGGACTCGATAGGGGAGACGAGTTCGCCTTTTAATTCTAGTAAG agaACACCTATACCATGGCGGAAGATCTTCCTGTGCAAGGGATTGTGGGCCATCGTGGCAGCCCACATGGCGGCCGACTGGGGCTGCTTCACGATGATGACATGTCTGCCTCAGTTCATGAAGAAGATCCTCAAATTTGACCTCAAACAG GACGGTATTATCTCTTCTCTACCGTACATGGTGCTGTTTCTGACGAACACCATCAGTGGCCCAGCCGCCGACTACATCCGGGGAAGAGGATTGCTGTCAACCAAAGCCACCAGGAAACTAATGAATTCTATTG GTCTCCTGGTGCCAGTCGGGTTCATGGTCAGTGTCGGGTACGCTGGACACAACCCCACCCTGGTCATCGCCCTCCTCTGTCTGGCTATCGGTCTTAACGGCTTCACTCTGGCAGGCTACAGCGTCAACCACCTCGATATCGCACCCAAATACGCAG GTCTTATGATGAGCATATCGAACACGTTTGGCACGACGACAGGCTTCATAGGTCCAGCCGTAGTCGGAGCACTCACCAACCATAAC GAAACGATGGCAGAGTGGAGGATATTTTTCTTCATCACGGCGGGGGTTTTCGCGACTGGGGGGCTAGTGTTTCTCTTTCTGTCTGAAGGAGAGCCCGCCGCGTGGTATCACGAGCTCACTGTCCAGGAGGAACAGAAGAAACTCGCAGTCAACTCGGCAGCAGACGACAAAGACCAAAAGGCGATATACATCCCAGACAAATATCGCCGGATAGGCCGCCGAGCAATAAGATCCTGTCCATAG